A window of Hordeum vulgare subsp. vulgare chromosome 5H, MorexV3_pseudomolecules_assembly, whole genome shotgun sequence genomic DNA:
ATTTGACTGTGCCAACCCCTACGACAGGCTGATTGGTACCATCGGCAGTTTGTATAGTGCCCTTGTGAGTAGGAGCATGCTTATGGTAAGACTCAAACACACAGGAATTACCCGCAACATGCTTAGATGCTCCAGAGTCTAAGACCCACTCTGAAGCACTCTCATTAGGAGTAAGAAATGCCTTCATCGAATTACCTTCATCAGTGGAGGCCCAGTGAGCAAAGTCCCCATAGGCAGCCTCATCAACTCCCTTGCCCTGTGACGTCCCAGTGTCCTCTTCAACTACCATATGCGCCCTGCACCCTGAGTTTCCTGAGTAGCCACCTCTGCCCCTAGAAAGTTGACCCCCTGAGTTCCATGGGTATCCACCTCTGCCTCGAGCATACCTGCCTCTGCCAGTGCCCCCTCTGTTGTATTCCCTGCCTCTACCACGAGTTGGACATTCCCTCTTCCAATGACCTACCTCCCCACAAATATGACATTTGTTGGGATCTCCCCACTCCATGCGCTCAGTGACTGCAAATGTCGAAGCCGGCACAAACTTCACGTTTGCATGCTCAAGAGATAGCCTCACCTCCTCTTGAGACATTGTTGCAATAGTCTCCTCAATAGTTGGCAGGAGAGGTTGGTGCAACAGGGAAGCCCCCTTGCCATGAAAGCAACCTCTGAGGCCTTCCAACAGTTTCAGCACACGCCTGCGTGCAATCCACTTGCGCCCTGACTCGATGCACGCCGCATCATAGAGTTCCAGAGGATCACAGTTATCCTGCTCTGCCCACAAAGCCTGCAGCTCTGCTACATATGCCATCACTGACATGTCATCGCCTTGGCGCAGCCGACTGATCTTCCTCTCAATATGAGCAATTAGCATGAAATTACCCTTGCCTGAGTATTGGGTGGATAGAGTCTTCCATATCTCGGCGGACGTGGATAGTCCCTCCACAGAGCGACCAATGGAGGGCACCACTGAGTTCAACAACCAGCCAACAAGCACAGAGTTTATGACCTTCCACCGCTTTCCCTCCGCGGTAGTCTTGTCTCCGGGTTCATCAACCGCACCCAATAAGTGCCCATCAAGTTCCTTCTGTTCCACAGCCAGCAATGCCCTTCTGGACCAGCTCAAATAATTTGTGGCCACCTCTAGCTTCATGTCCAGGGGTGACATTTCGAGCTTCTGAGCCACTTCCTGTCGAGGAACGATGGCCCCAGAGTTGGAGTTGGACTCCGCGAGGATCTTAGCGAGCTTCTCGAAAGCAGCAGCGAGAGCATTTGGTCCAGCCATCTTTGGTGTTCCAGCAGCACCACAGCCTCACTTCTTCTCCACAGCAG
This region includes:
- the LOC123398627 gene encoding uncharacterized protein LOC123398627 produces the protein MAGPNALAAAFEKLAKILAESNSNSGAIVPRQEVAQKLEMSPLDMKLEVATNYLSWSRRALLAVEQKELDGHLLGAVDEPGDKTTAEGKRWKVINSVLVGWLLNSVVPSIGRSVEGLSTSAEIWKTLSTQYSGKGNFMLIAHIERKISRLRQGDDMSVMAYVAELQALWAEQDNCDPLELYDAACIESGRKWIARRRVLKLLEGLRGCFHGKGASLLHQPLLPTIEETIATMSQEEVRLSLEHANVKFVPASTFAVTERMEWGDPNKCHICGEVGHWKRECPTRGRGREYNRGGTGRGRYARGRGGYPWNSGGQLSRGRGGYSGNSGCRAHMVVEEDTGTSQGKGVDEAAYGDFAHWASTDEGATDEPDGWDWHQA